Below is a window of Streptomyces sp. ITFR-16 DNA.
AATCGTGGGGCCGGGTGGCGCGGAGGGCGTCCGCAGCCGATACCCAGGGGCCCAGCTTCTTGGACTCCGGGGTCCTCGGCGGTGCGAACAGGGACCCGTCCTGCTGCTCGGTGGCCGTGTCCTGGCGCTCCTGGGACAGCAACCGCTCGGTTCCCTTGCGGTACCGCTGATGGGTAGCACGGGGAAAGCGGACCTGCCTTCCCGTGTTCTCCGGGTCCCACTGGGCGATCAGCACGGCGCGCCGGCGCGTCTGAGGGACGCCGAAGTCCTCGGCGTGCAGCACATGGGCGTCGGCCGCGTAGCCGATTCGCCTGAGAAGCCCGGCGTAGTGCTTCCACACGGGCAGCACCGTGGGCACCTGCTCCAGCACCACCACGTCGTACGGTCTGCCGCGCTTGAGCTTCGCTTCCATGATCCACCGCAGCGGTTGGAGTACGAACCCCGTGCGTTCGTCGGACATGGAGTCGGTCTCGGCCCTGACCGCCTTCCAGGCGGCCTCGAAGGAAGCGAGGGTCTCATGGTCGACCAGGCAACCGGCCAAGCGCTTCACGTCGTCCAGCGCCTTGTGGCCCTCCCGGTTGCCGGCCACGGAGAACGACTGGCACGGCGGCCCGCCGGTGAGGACGTTGGCGTCCTTCACCTGAGAGTCGCAGGGACCCAGCGCGGCGACATCCTTCTCCACCGTGGTCCGAAGGCCGGCCGCGTCGCGCGTCGCACGGGTCGGGTCGTCCCACTCGACCCCGATGCTCTTCACTCCCATGATCGTGGCCGCGATGTCGAGCCCGCCAGGGCCTGCGAACAAGTCCACGATGCGGAAATCCGCAGGTAGGAGTGGTGAGTGAGGCTTGTGGGTCATGGGGTTGAAGTGTATCGGCTTTCCCCCGGGTCGAGACAGCCTCGCGCGCGCTCAACTACGCAGGGCCCTTGCGACGGCGAGGCCCAGAGCCCGGCCCACCGGCGGCGGCGAAGCATGGCCGATCTGGCGGTATCGAGCAGTCTTCCTGCCCGCGAACAGCCAGTCGGTCGGGAAGCCCTGCAGGAGTGCGGTCTGTGCGTCCGTGAGCTTGATCAGGCCCGGGCGGCCGACGACCTCGGGACCCGGAACCTCGTCGGCCAGGGCTCCTCCGTTGACTCCCATGCGCGCCCAGGCGGTCTTCGTTCCGGTGGGGCCCAGGTCCGCGCCCCCTCTGTTGTCGGAGCCCCCGACCAGCGTTGGCGCCACGGCGATCGCCTGCTCCGCCCAGGCATCGGCTTCGCGCCACCCGCGGGCAGCCATGGAACGGCGCAATGCCCGGCCCACCGAGATGTGTTCGGTAACCGTCGCGACGGGCGGTCGGAAGGTGTCGGCGAACCGCTCCTTGAGAGCGACGAGCACTCCCTGTTTCCGGTCCTGCGGTACGCCGAAGTCCGCCGCGTTCAGTACGAACCAGTGCAGCCGGTACCCGAGGTGCTCCAGTTCCTTGCGGACGAAGCCGCGCAAGGTCTCGAACGCCGAGGCGTAGACGAGGCCGGGCACGTTCTCGATGATCAGAGCGCGCGGCTGGATCGAGTGCGCGAGGAGGATCGCTGCTTCCAGGAGACGCTCCTCCACGTCCGTCCCGACTCTTCCCGCGGTCGCGCTCGATCTCACGCGCGGCAGCCCGGCGGACAGCAGGTCGACATCGTAGGTGTGTGGGTGCTCGTCAGGAACGAAGTCGAGAAGGTCCATCTCCACGACGTTCCACCGGGGTCGGTTGGCGCGCAGCGTCTCGCAGGCCACGGGCTTGTTGTCCAGAAGCAGTACGGGCTCGAATCCGGCCTGTTCGAGCCCGAGGGCCAGCCCGCCGGCCCCTGCGCACACATCTACGAACCGCAATCCACTCATGAGCCCCCGCTCCCCCGTCCTGCCCGCTCGGCGGACTTCTTGCGATCCACGGTTGCCGCTACCTGTTCGGCGACCTGCGCCGGGGGCTGGTGCTCCCAGAAGCGCAGGACCGTCCATCCCTCGGCGACCAGATGGGCGGTGGTCTCCGTGTCCCGTGCCATGTTGCGGTCGAGCTTCTGCCGCCACCACTCGGCGTTCGACTTCGGTTGCGTCGCGTGATCGGGGCAGCCGTGCCAGAAGCACCCGTCCAGAAACACCGCCACCTTGGCCCGCGTGAAGGCGATGTCAATCGTACGTCGGGACATGTGGGGTACCCGCTCGTTGAGGCGGTACCGGTAACCGGACGCGTGCAACAGCTTCCGGACGGCCACCTCGGGCGCGGTGTCGCGACTCGCTTGGCGGCTCATTCGGGCGGAGACGCCGGGTGACGACGGCTTGGCGGTGTTCATCACTGCCAAGTCTCCTACGCCCCGCGCTCTTCGTGATCGATGACGGCGAAATCGCCTCGCGCCAACCGGTGTCGGTCGGCTGTCTCCGGCTGTTCAGGAGGGCAGCCGCGATTCCGTCAGCAGGTCGCGTGCATAGAACAAGCCCGGCTTTCCCGACAAGGTGACCTTTTCGCCCGTCGTTACGAACCCCGTGCGGGTCAGTACGGTGCGGGATGCCGTGTTGGTGATCGCGGCCGCCGCGCGGAGAGTGGTGAGGGTGTAGCTGTCGGTGCAGAGCGTGAAGAGGTGGCGGACCGTCGTTGTGGCCAGGCCCCGGCCCGTGGCCTTCTTCGCCAGGCGGAAGCCCAGGTCGGCCGTGCCGGACGCGATGTCCACCAGGTTGAACCGGCCCAGGATCTCTCCGCCGTCCTGCGCCACCAGGACATGGAAGTGGCAGGTGCCCGTGGCCTGTTCGGTGAGGAGGGACTCGTGGCGGGACGCGAAGTCGGTGAAGTACGCGTCGCCCCGGTCCGGTACCGAGGCCGCGAAGAACGCGCGGTTCTCCCGCTCGAAGGCGAGGAGGGCCGGGGCGTGGTCCGGCCGCAGGCGCTGGAGTTCGGGCATGGGGGGCAGCCTACGGAGGCGGGCGGGGGCCCGCCCACGGGATTTCGGCCGCCCCCGCGCTACGCGCCC
It encodes the following:
- a CDS encoding DNA cytosine methyltransferase; its protein translation is MDLFAGPGGLDIAATIMGVKSIGVEWDDPTRATRDAAGLRTTVEKDVAALGPCDSQVKDANVLTGGPPCQSFSVAGNREGHKALDDVKRLAGCLVDHETLASFEAAWKAVRAETDSMSDERTGFVLQPLRWIMEAKLKRGRPYDVVVLEQVPTVLPVWKHYAGLLRRIGYAADAHVLHAEDFGVPQTRRRAVLIAQWDPENTGRQVRFPRATHQRYRKGTERLLSQERQDTATEQQDGSLFAPPRTPESKKLGPWVSAADALRATRPHDFVLVSNYGSGGDPKNRGRRTSQEPAATITGKFRRNRLFLLKENGAGTKEVGEELDRLSFEEGGLLQSFPAHYPWRSTDVAQQIGNAIPPRLSLHILSNALLRAAPKDEWFTQLAEWTPQLPSTEADTPAEGS
- a CDS encoding DNA (cytosine-5-)-methyltransferase, which gives rise to MSGLRFVDVCAGAGGLALGLEQAGFEPVLLLDNKPVACETLRANRPRWNVVEMDLLDFVPDEHPHTYDVDLLSAGLPRVRSSATAGRVGTDVEERLLEAAILLAHSIQPRALIIENVPGLVYASAFETLRGFVRKELEHLGYRLHWFVLNAADFGVPQDRKQGVLVALKERFADTFRPPVATVTEHISVGRALRRSMAARGWREADAWAEQAIAVAPTLVGGSDNRGGADLGPTGTKTAWARMGVNGGALADEVPGPEVVGRPGLIKLTDAQTALLQGFPTDWLFAGRKTARYRQIGHASPPPVGRALGLAVARALRS
- a CDS encoding very short patch repair endonuclease → MNTAKPSSPGVSARMSRQASRDTAPEVAVRKLLHASGYRYRLNERVPHMSRRTIDIAFTRAKVAVFLDGCFWHGCPDHATQPKSNAEWWRQKLDRNMARDTETTAHLVAEGWTVLRFWEHQPPAQVAEQVAATVDRKKSAERAGRGSGGS
- a CDS encoding GNAT family N-acetyltransferase → MPELQRLRPDHAPALLAFERENRAFFAASVPDRGDAYFTDFASRHESLLTEQATGTCHFHVLVAQDGGEILGRFNLVDIASGTADLGFRLAKKATGRGLATTTVRHLFTLCTDSYTLTTLRAAAAITNTASRTVLTRTGFVTTGEKVTLSGKPGLFYARDLLTESRLPS